The following are encoded together in the Syngnathus typhle isolate RoL2023-S1 ecotype Sweden linkage group LG5, RoL_Styp_1.0, whole genome shotgun sequence genome:
- the LOC133154503 gene encoding natterin-3-like: MRCLAAVLSVLLLELCSPTLQSDPQAWLNVALGEVVPPLEAARDPAPRDPISSSSSSSADFGEHANLRWVPWNGSLPDGAVAIFNGYAERTDYVCKVNCKAGFFTHDACHYPYADKEYASTAFDVLVNVDRFEFLEWTEDSYGSVPSHAVRTCRDVDIFVGKNKYGLGKVVSMHEAFFLPWEGDEYWYKRYQVLRVNPDVYSQHISHVDYAVDQMKLFHHPPETLQLAKVTNLECHAVRKTVTLDKTSASEKTWDTGRETRNGSVSTMKAKVPILGPGNVDFTEEQTVTFSEGTSLLESVTHSVSVELLVPPNFWCGVRMDGRKMRADIPFKARLSRTNHNGDTHWTSITGTYDGVSVGEINAVVERCQPVADAVPCLAAKD, from the exons ATGAGGTGTCTTGCTGCTGTGCTGTCGGTGCTTCTGCTGGAGCTGTGCAGCCCGACGCTGCAGTCAGATCCGC AAGCATGGTTGAACGTGGCCCTGGGGGAGGTGGTCCCACCCTTGGAAGCGGCCCGTGACCCTGCCCCACGCGACccgatctcctcctcctcctcctcctcggctgACTTCGGCGAGCACGCCAACCTCAGGTGGGTCCCTTGGAACGGCTCCCTCCCCGACGGGGCCGTGGCCATCTTCAACGGCTACGCGGAGCGAACAGACTACGTGTGCAAGGTGAACTGCAAGGCGGGCTTCTTCACGCACGACGCCTGCCACTACCCATACGCCGATAAGGAGTACGCGTCGACCGCCTTCGACGTGCTGGTCAACGTGGACCGCTTCGAATTCCTGGAGTGGACCGAGGACTCGTACGGCTCGGTTCCATCCCACGCCGTCAGGACGTGCCGAGACGTCGACATCTTTGTGGGCAAGAACAAGTACGGGCTCGGCAAG GTGGTTAGCATGCACGAAGCTTTCTTCCTTCCGTGGGAGGGCGACGAGTACTGGTACAAGCGCTACCAGGTCCTGCGGGTCAACCCCGACGTATACAGCCAGCACATCTCTCACGTGGACTACGCCGTGGACCAGATGAAGCTGTTCCATCACCCGCCCGAGACCCTGCAGCTGGCCAAAGTCACCAACCTGGAGTGCCACGCCGTGCGCAAGACGGTGACGCTGGATAAGACCAGCGCTAGCGAGAAGACCTGGGACACCGGCCGGGAGACCCGCAACGGCTCCGTGTCCACCATGAAGGCCAAGGTGCCCATCCTGGGGCCCGGCAACGTGGACTTCACCGAGGAGCAGACGGTCACCTTCTCAGAGGGGACCAGCCTGTTAGAGTCGGTGACCCACTCAGTCAGCGTGGAGCTCCTGGTGCCACCCAACTTCTGGTGCGGCGTCAGGATGGACGGACGCAAGATGAGAGCCGACATCCCCTTTAAGGCACGGCTGAGTCGCACCAACCACAACGGAGACACGCACTGGACGTCCATCACGGGAACCTATGACGGCGTCAGCGTGGGCGAGATCAACGCCGTGGTGGAGCGATGCCAACCAGTGGCCGATGCCGTTCCGTGCCTGGCCGCAAAAGACTGA
- the LOC133154043 gene encoding uncharacterized protein LOC133154043, with protein sequence MLHVTVEGKPVKMLVDTGATYSSINTALPVSSLSKKTTTLVGFSGQPRTLPFTKPLETVITRTGCRLWHKYIHSTDTPINLMGRDLLSAVQARILCGPEGVIIQFPDGISIQCSQQLQQHGQWLMAPLPAEAETATIYWARLEPETPAGGGVFSTYLLWKPWICSLAPYHPPVDPLHCTLYYDRKSDDVYRDLFEEIEGHMWDLTSSCILIGKEGVAAATELTPEQMQWFKMTEKGVPHISLALAPGHEARELGSMVKHLLLQTDWRKTHIPNLYWSESQKAYQIKQPMVDSGLLEMMLVSRTHGRVLTDHAVSSFVASAAFTLTPLRQTRLLKILTAPNVNYVHSGVNMADQLLVGPHECASKVQTVTKVRPDLYSTPLGHGRVAFTDGCCWRDRMGSLHAAAAAVEWRDGSFQPLKVMKLNTHPSAQAAEVFALVLALRQCKGEAVTIYSDSAYAVSAALIDLVGWLQNGFTTARGSEIAHKDLMLQLFEALKYPSEVAIVKVPGHSKADTLVARGNRAADELAKQTAGYGGAEDMMVSRGPLIVDGEHPDSCLPLSLSHADLCAAQGATSPEQKSVWLAAKAVKRSDGLWVGPKGQPALPEGRLMSEILTQAHTPSHVGPHAMMIHLRSWWHPKLSDVVWKFVADCESCQTFNARPTLKPKPGLFQPAPWPGAEVIIDFTDMSTRVNGKRFLLVMVDAYSGWPEAYPCSKEDSTAVIKALITHYIPTHGFPALIRSDNGTHFNNKALAKVESILGLKHRFGCVYHPQSQGGVERMNRTLKEKLAKIMAQTTMNWLQPLPLALLSVRQSVNRRTGFAPFELMTGRLMPGPATTLVPPEDVTVPNLSHAAYWSYLSALVSSVSAQIGEKSAAAAAEEGVSAEKQLTPYVYVRVISRKWTDPRWKGPFRVLARTSHAAQLDFKGRRWYHYSQLRPAPEFVPSG encoded by the coding sequence ATGCTTCATGTGACAGTGGAAGGAAAACCTGTGAAGATGCTGGTGGACACGGGAGCaacttattcatcaataaacactgcccttcctgtatcctcactgtcaaagaaaacaacgaCTTTAGTCGGCTTCTCGGGACAACCACGTACTCTGCCTTTCACCAAACCACTTGAAACTGTGATCACCCGAACAGGGTGTAGACTGTGGCACAAATACATCCATTCCACAGACACTCCGATCAATTTGATGGGAAGGGACTTGCTGTCAGCCGTTCAAGCCAGAATTCTGTGTGGGCCAGAGGGAgtgattattcaatttccagatggcatcagcatccagtgctcacagcagctacaacaacatggtcagtggctgatggcgcccctaccggcagaagcagaaactgcaaccatctactgggccaggctggagccagagacccctgctggtggcggtgtgttctcgacctacctactgtggaagccctggatctgctcactggcgccataccacccacctgttgatcctttgcattgcacgctatattatgaccgaaaaagtgatgatgtttatcgggatttgtttgaagaaattgaagggcacatgtgggatttaacttcatcatgcattttgattggtaaagagggagttgcagcagctactgaattaacaccagaacaaatgcagtggttcaaaatgacagaaaaaggggtaccacacatttcactagctcttgccccaggtcatgaagccagagaattgggctcaatggtcaaacatttgttgctgcaaaCCGACTGGCGGAAGACACACATCCCTAATTTGTACTGGTCAGAGTCTCAGAAAGCTTACCAAATTAAACAACCCATGGTAGACTCAGGGCTGCTGGAGATGATGTTGGTATCTCGCACACATGGCAGGGTGTTAACTGATCATGCGGTCTCCTCGTTTGTCGCATCGGCGGCATTCACGTTGACTCCGCTGCGACAAAcacgattgttgaaaatattgactGCCCCAAATGTCAACTATGTCCATTCCGGTGTGAACATGGCCGATCAATTGTTGGTGGGACCCCATGAGTGTGCATCAAAGGTCCAGACGGTGACGAAAGTCCGACCTGACCTCTATTCCACTCCGCTCGGGCACGGTCGGGTGGCGTTTACAGATGGCTGCTGTTGGAGAGACAGGATGGGCTCCCTCCATGCGGCCGCGGCGGCGGTCGAGTGGAGGGATGGCTCCTTCCAGCCTCTTAAAGTGATGAAGCTCAACACCCACCCATCAGCCCAGGCGGCGGAAGTCTTTGCTCTGGTGTTAGCTTTGCGACAATGCAAGGGGGAGGCCGTGACCATCTATTCTGACTCCGCTTATGCGGTGTCGGCGGCTTTGATCGATCTGGTAGGGTGGCTACAGAATGGGTTCACGACGGCCAGAGGCTCGGAGATTGCGCACAAGGATTTGATGTTGCAGTTGTTTGAGGCGTTGAAGTACCCGAGCGAGGTGGCCATTGTCAAAGTGCCTGGTCACTCCAAAGCTGACACTTTAGTGGCTAGGGGGAATCGAGCGGCTGATGAATTGGCCAAGCAGACGGCCGGGTACGGCGGGGCAGAGGACATGATGGTGTCCCGCGGTCCACTAATTGTGGACGGGGAGCACCCCGACTCCTGTTTGCCTCTGTCACTCTCGCATGCCGATCTGTGTGCCGCCCAGGGTGCCACCTCCCCGGAACAAAAATCGGTTTGGCTGGCAGCAAAGGCTGTCAAACGATCAGATGGCTTGTGGGTAGGACCCAAAGGACAGCCAGCTCTTCCGGAGGGAAGGCTGATGTCGGAGATCCTGACACAGGCTCACACACCTTCCCATGTGGGTCCCCATGCCATGATGATCCATCTTCGAAGTTGGTGGCATCCCAAACTCTCGGATGTGGTCTGGAAATTCGTTGCAGATTGTGAGTCTTGCCAGACGTTCAATGCACGCCCTACGTTGAAACCAAAGCCCGGCCTGTTTCAGCCGGCCCCGTGGCCGGGGGCAGAGGTGATCATTGATTTTACCGACATGAGTACAAGAGTGAATGGGAAACGCTTTTTGCTTGTGATGGTTGACGCTTACTCAGGCTGGCCTGAGGCATATCCGTGCTCGAAAGAAGATtctactgctgtgatcaagGCTTTGATCACCCATTACATCCCCACGCATGGTTTCCCGGCCCTGATCCGCTCTGACAATGGTacacactttaacaacaaagccTTGGCCAAGGTAGAATCAATTTTGGGGTTGAAGCATCGATTCGGCTGTGTCTACCATCCTCAGAGTCAGGGCGGAGTTGAACGTATGAATCGAACACTGAAGGAGAAATTAGCCAAAATTATGGCTCAAACGACAATGAATTGGCTCCAACCGCTCCCGCTTGCCTTGTTGTCTGTGCGGCAATCCGTTAACAGGCGCACTGGATTCGCACCATTTGAATTGATGACGGGTCGTCTAATGCCGGGACCAGCAACGACGCTCGTCCCACCAGAGGATGTTACGGTACCAAATTTGTCTCATGCAGCAT